From the genome of Pukyongia salina, one region includes:
- a CDS encoding beta-ketoacyl synthase N-terminal-like domain-containing protein, which translates to MQQPISISGISSVSALGSSSEAVWNSYILGAPLFKKKRIGEAQYWISEIDINTENLLDALIRDQPAYRKLDRSVLLAILCAKAGLNPENHSGNIGINIGSSRGATSLFESYHKEFLENGSVSAFTSPTTTLGNISSWVGQELGIDGFASGHSVTCSTALHGLLNGIAWLQAGMADTFVAGGSEAALTPFTLAQMQALKLYTTSENSMACESMRFQKKKNSMVLGEGAAVAILERDISEKSQAVITGYGCATEALSHNSSITENATCFQKSMKMALDNAGLETVDAVILHAPGTVKGDLAEKNAIDAVFGRTLPLLTSNKWMLGHTFGASGMMSLEMAVLMIAHNTFVENPFYENARHLPEVLKTVMVNAVGFGGNAVSIIISKP; encoded by the coding sequence TTGCAACAACCCATTTCTATTTCCGGGATTAGCTCTGTATCGGCCCTGGGTTCTTCTTCTGAAGCAGTTTGGAACAGCTATATTCTGGGCGCACCCTTGTTTAAGAAGAAGAGAATAGGAGAAGCCCAATACTGGATCTCCGAGATCGATATAAATACCGAAAACTTACTTGATGCCTTAATACGAGATCAACCCGCTTACCGTAAACTGGACCGTAGTGTGCTCCTCGCAATACTATGCGCCAAAGCCGGTTTAAATCCTGAAAATCACTCTGGAAATATAGGGATCAACATAGGGTCTTCGAGAGGGGCGACCTCACTATTTGAAAGTTATCATAAAGAATTCCTGGAGAACGGATCGGTTTCGGCTTTTACATCCCCAACTACTACCCTGGGAAATATTTCGTCCTGGGTGGGACAGGAATTAGGAATAGACGGATTTGCTTCGGGGCATTCGGTTACCTGTTCAACTGCACTCCACGGTTTGCTAAATGGGATAGCCTGGTTACAGGCTGGGATGGCAGATACTTTTGTCGCAGGCGGAAGTGAGGCTGCGTTAACCCCTTTTACTTTAGCGCAGATGCAGGCTCTAAAATTGTATACTACTTCCGAAAACTCCATGGCCTGTGAGTCGATGCGATTTCAGAAGAAAAAAAACAGTATGGTCCTGGGAGAAGGAGCTGCGGTTGCGATACTGGAGAGAGATATTTCTGAAAAAAGCCAGGCTGTGATCACCGGATATGGGTGTGCCACCGAGGCTTTGTCACACAATAGCTCCATTACAGAGAATGCTACCTGCTTTCAGAAATCGATGAAAATGGCACTCGACAATGCAGGGCTCGAAACGGTGGATGCCGTAATCTTACACGCACCCGGTACCGTGAAAGGCGATCTGGCGGAGAAGAATGCAATTGATGCCGTATTTGGCCGGACACTACCTTTATTGACTTCCAATAAATGGATGCTTGGACATACTTTTGGTGCTTCCGGCATGATGAGCCTGGAGATGGCCGTGCTGATGATCGCACATAACACCTTTGTTGAAAACCCGTTTTATGAAAATGCTCGCCACCTCCCTGAAGTATTGAAAACAGTGATGGTAAATGCAGTTGGCTTTGGAGGAAATGCTGTTAGTATTATTATTTCCAAACCTTAA
- the bioB gene encoding biotin synthase BioB, which produces MSDLKHNWTKEEILEIYNKPLMELLYDAATIHRKHHDPNQVQVSTLLSIKTGGCPEDCGYCPQAARYHTDIEGNDLMTVQHVKAQALRAKASGSSRVCMGAAWRNVKDGEEFDRVLEMVRTINKLEMEVCCTLGMLTENQAKRLAEAGLYAYNHNLDTSEDYYKDVISTRAFEDRLETIDNVRKTNVTVCSGGIIGMGESVEDRAGMLVALATLDPQPESVPINALVAVEGTPMEDMEPVSIWEMIRMVATTRIVMPMTQVRLSAGRTEMSREGQAMCFFAGANSIFAGDKLLTTPNPDVNEDMEMFKQLGLQPQAPFVKKAQPATVEAADSALSPQGEKPKWSRPGHKIERNEEAKLKARAK; this is translated from the coding sequence ATGAGCGACCTGAAACACAATTGGACAAAAGAAGAAATACTCGAAATTTATAACAAACCCCTGATGGAATTGCTTTACGATGCAGCGACTATCCATCGGAAACATCACGATCCAAACCAGGTTCAGGTCTCTACTCTGCTCTCTATTAAAACAGGTGGTTGCCCTGAAGATTGTGGCTATTGCCCGCAAGCGGCCCGGTATCATACCGATATTGAAGGGAACGACCTCATGACCGTACAGCATGTAAAAGCCCAGGCATTACGCGCCAAGGCATCCGGTAGTTCCAGGGTGTGTATGGGAGCGGCCTGGAGAAATGTGAAGGATGGAGAAGAATTTGATCGAGTGTTGGAAATGGTCCGCACGATCAATAAGCTTGAAATGGAAGTGTGCTGCACTCTGGGAATGCTCACCGAAAATCAGGCAAAGCGTCTGGCAGAGGCGGGTTTGTATGCATATAATCACAACCTCGATACTTCTGAAGATTATTACAAAGACGTGATCTCTACACGTGCTTTCGAAGACAGACTGGAAACCATTGATAATGTTCGTAAAACTAATGTCACAGTTTGTAGCGGAGGTATTATTGGAATGGGGGAAAGTGTAGAAGACAGAGCCGGGATGCTGGTCGCATTGGCAACTCTCGATCCCCAGCCGGAATCGGTTCCCATTAATGCACTGGTAGCTGTAGAAGGAACTCCAATGGAGGATATGGAGCCGGTTAGTATTTGGGAGATGATTAGAATGGTGGCTACTACCAGGATCGTTATGCCAATGACCCAGGTACGTCTTTCGGCCGGGCGAACTGAAATGAGCAGGGAAGGACAGGCCATGTGTTTCTTTGCAGGTGCCAATTCTATCTTTGCAGGAGACAAATTGCTTACAACGCCAAATCCCGATGTAAATGAGGATATGGAAATGTTTAAACAACTTGGGTTACAACCCCAGGCTCCTTTCGTAAAAAAAGCACAGCCAGCAACTGTGGAAGCAGCCGATTCTGCTTTATCTCCCCAGGGAGAAAAGCCCAAATGGTCCAGGCCGGGACATAAGATCGAGCGCAACGAAGAGGCCAAGTTGAAAGCCAGAGCCAAATAA
- a CDS encoding fibronectin type III domain-containing protein, with the protein MKKILLVAITLLAVISCKNDDDSNNNCVEPLSVIATQINSESALIEWDPGNETAFEIEYGLNGFSPGTGTVAQTSQVSYFIDGLNPLTTYQAYVRSNCGSDGFSNYISTSFTTLEPVNPCNTPTDLFLIEVTSNSVTFGWSENNETAWEIEYGPSGFTLGTGTVIQTSQSNLQVTGLQPATTYEFYVRANCGADGFSEYSDQLVVTTNP; encoded by the coding sequence ATGAAAAAGATCTTATTAGTGGCCATCACTCTATTGGCCGTAATTTCCTGTAAAAACGACGACGACTCCAATAACAATTGTGTAGAACCATTGTCGGTAATAGCCACCCAGATCAATTCTGAATCGGCACTTATCGAATGGGATCCTGGCAATGAAACGGCCTTCGAAATTGAATATGGACTAAACGGATTCTCACCGGGTACCGGGACAGTGGCCCAGACCTCTCAAGTTAGTTATTTTATTGATGGGTTAAATCCGTTAACAACCTACCAGGCCTATGTTCGTTCCAATTGTGGAAGTGATGGATTTAGTAATTATATATCTACCAGTTTCACAACTCTGGAGCCTGTAAATCCGTGTAATACACCTACAGATCTCTTCCTAATTGAAGTTACTTCAAACTCTGTCACCTTTGGCTGGTCCGAGAATAACGAGACCGCATGGGAGATCGAATACGGTCCTAGTGGGTTCACTCTAGGAACTGGAACTGTGATACAAACATCCCAGAGTAATTTACAGGTTACCGGTTTACAGCCTGCTACTACTTACGAGTTTTATGTAAGAGCCAATTGTGGTGCCGATGGAT
- the bioA gene encoding adenosylmethionine--8-amino-7-oxononanoate transaminase, producing the protein MKLSERDIENIWHPLTQHRTAGPPLVIARAKGSSLFDEEGNEYIDGIASWYTAMYGHCNDTIVDAVTAQMKQLDQIVFTGFTHEPAVRLSEKLLGILPENQAKIFFNDNGSTSVEAAIKMALQFHHNKKDKRDTIIAFENGFHGDTFGAMSASGLSVYNGPFEDFFLKVKRIPVPMDHNEEEVIGLLKEIIENNACAAFVYEPLVQGAAGMKIFSAKGLEKLLQLCKEHGVLCIADEVMTGFGKTAKNFASEYIKTNPDIICLSKALTAGLVPMGITSCSLEVFDAFLDDDLAKGFFHAHTYSANPPACAAAIAGIDLLHSEEIQEGISAISKAHIAFAERIKNHKKVEDVRYLGVILAVDLKVETSRYGKLRDKLYDHFMKSGVYLRPLGNTIYVLPPYVIKPGQLDKIYQAILDSLELID; encoded by the coding sequence ATGAAGTTAAGCGAAAGAGATATTGAAAATATATGGCACCCGCTTACCCAGCATCGAACAGCCGGGCCGCCGTTAGTGATTGCCAGGGCGAAAGGATCCTCTCTCTTCGATGAGGAAGGAAACGAATATATAGATGGGATCGCATCGTGGTATACTGCCATGTACGGTCATTGTAACGACACCATCGTAGATGCTGTCACGGCACAAATGAAACAACTCGACCAGATAGTTTTTACAGGGTTTACCCATGAGCCAGCCGTGCGATTATCGGAGAAGCTTCTGGGGATCCTGCCCGAGAACCAGGCTAAGATATTTTTTAACGACAATGGGTCCACTTCGGTGGAGGCGGCTATCAAAATGGCATTGCAATTTCATCACAACAAAAAGGATAAGCGAGATACCATCATTGCTTTCGAAAATGGCTTTCATGGCGATACTTTCGGGGCTATGAGCGCTTCGGGGCTTTCTGTTTATAATGGTCCGTTCGAAGATTTCTTTCTGAAAGTAAAGCGTATTCCGGTGCCAATGGATCATAATGAGGAGGAGGTTATTGGGCTATTAAAGGAGATCATTGAGAACAACGCCTGCGCGGCTTTTGTGTATGAACCTTTAGTGCAGGGAGCGGCAGGAATGAAAATATTTTCGGCAAAAGGACTTGAAAAATTGCTTCAGCTTTGCAAAGAGCATGGGGTGCTATGTATAGCCGATGAAGTGATGACCGGTTTTGGTAAAACAGCTAAGAATTTTGCTTCAGAATATATTAAAACTAACCCCGACATTATCTGTCTTAGCAAGGCTCTAACCGCTGGTTTGGTACCTATGGGGATCACAAGCTGTTCGCTCGAGGTTTTCGATGCGTTTCTCGATGATGATCTGGCGAAGGGATTTTTTCACGCGCATACCTACAGCGCGAATCCACCCGCTTGTGCCGCCGCCATAGCGGGGATAGATCTATTGCATTCCGAAGAAATCCAGGAGGGAATATCTGCTATTAGTAAAGCACATATAGCATTTGCCGAACGTATCAAAAACCATAAAAAAGTTGAGGATGTGCGATATCTGGGGGTTATTCTGGCCGTAGATCTAAAGGTTGAAACATCTAGGTACGGGAAACTTCGGGATAAACTTTACGACCATTTTATGAAATCGGGGGTTTACCTCAGGCCTTTAGGGAATACCATCTATGTACTACCGCCTTATGTGATCAAGCCCGGGCAACTTGATAAAATTTACCAGGCCATTCTTGATAGTCTGGAGCTAATCGATTAA